A single Amphiura filiformis chromosome 19, Afil_fr2py, whole genome shotgun sequence DNA region contains:
- the LOC140141504 gene encoding uncharacterized protein, whose amino-acid sequence MGEIDNFENFTCYAGQNIDGHGDPCEVTPLKIPPKPVVKPENRTRFVGKNATFDCVPDILHPNVTLYAWFVQGYDGYHEYTQTTGRFRIRKGGEKLQIQNLTLTDDRMQIWCKAQNSLGVNEKSEINATIYVQQRPASATRTSTSSLASSSHAPTIPTTNHPPITRMTSGVYKMETHGSNTRTYTTFPTATIASIHITDIASNGKSSKTLTSWLIPTTVIIGCSLFTISFLIIIILLFRKKCGRENKRSDYNTDDDIEPSEQPDSSTHAGTEATVDMVDRDDGRPNEDGEVVYALPFQSNPKVAQSVLYKQATPDSVHYQANISSNMSTVEEGRQQGGHVTMKDLKEKDQELESPYALINDDIKTQLLEKALPESQNATSCEMDQTTKDVCEESSGDDIVYAISMKKGGGNIRFKPTGIASNIPTASNTNQKSSKTRKEEENINVDGLTYADIHFSEMESAEHNAEVLDSHASCENALYAELRDPE is encoded by the exons ATGGGAGAAATagacaattttgaaaactttacaTGCTATGCTGGACAAAACATTGATGGCCATGGAGATCCATGTGAAGTTACTCCTTTGAAAATACCTCCTAAACCCGTGGTCAAGCCCGAAAATCGAACCAGGTTTGTCGGCAAAAATGCCACCTTTGATTGTGTCCCTGACATTTTACATCCGAATGTAACTTTATATGCCTGGTTTGTACAGGGCTACGACGGATATCATGAATATACGCAGACGACGGGTAGGTTTCGTATCCGAAAAGGCGGggaaaaattacaaatacaaaatctgACGTTGACTGATGATAGAATGCAAATCTGGTGCAAGGCTCAAAATAGCCTAGGTGTCAATGAGAAGTCCGAAATAAATGCAACTATTTACGTGCAACAGCGTCCTGCAAGTGCGACTCGGACTTCAACTTCAAGCCTGGCTTCGAGCAGCCATGCACCCACTATACCCACAACCAATCACCCACCTATTACCAGGATGACCAGTGGCGTATACAAGATG GAGACACACGGTTCAAATACAAGAACATACACCACTTTTCCGACGGCAACAATTGCATCAATCCATATTACTGACATTGCAAGCAACGGGAAATCATCCAAAACGTTAACATCATGGTTAATACCGACGACAGTTATCATTGGCTGCAGCTTATTCACGATTTCGTTCCTGATTATCATAATTCTGCTCTTTCGAAAAAAGTGTGGAAGAGAAAACAAAAGATCTGACTACAATACAGACGATGATATTGAGCCTTCTGAACAACCTGATTCGTCTACTCATGCTGGCACCGAAGCAACTGTTGATATGGTTGATAGAGATGACGGCCGTCCAAATGAAGATGGCGAGGTTGTCTATGCTCTCCCTTTTCAAAGCAATCCAAAAGTCGCGCAATCCGTGCTATATAAGCAAGCAACACCTGATTCGGTCCATTATCAAGCAAATATCTCCTCTAATATGTCTACAGTGGAAGAAGGGCGTCAGCAAGGTGGTCATGTGACGATGAAAGATTTGAAGGAAAAAGATCAGGAATTAGAATCTCCTTATGCGTTGATAAATGATGATATCAAAACACAGTTGCTGGAGAAAGCACTTCCGGAATCCCAGAATGCCACATCCTGTGAAATGGATCAAACAACGAAAGACGTTTGCGAAGAAAGCTCTGGTGACGATATTGTGTACGCGATTTCCATGAAGAAAGGCGGAGGGAACATTCGATTCAAACCCACGGGAATTGCTTCAAATATACCCACGGCTTCTAATACAAACCAGAAATCAAGCAAAACGAGAAAGGAAGAAGAGAATATAAATGTTGACGGGCTCACATATGCTGATATTCACTTTTCTGAAATGGAGAGTGCGGAACACAATGCCGAAGTCCTCGATAGCCATGCTAGCTGTGAAAATGCATTGTATGCAGAGCTTCGTGATCCGGAATAG
- the LOC140141505 gene encoding uncharacterized protein, producing the protein MAIFYPYLVFIIGFFVYSCFAQQFILQPSDAVYKAGEMATLTCGVSGSFYSHHWVKQKSEITTFISFNVTNYNEIATRYSVSNEDMSSVFILRISHLILEDAGTYFCAIYSEEEWIYSNSASLKVITEWPHPTCTTDPQQPAIGDSVNFLCKLPNSTSSPLPLTWTHTAIDFGGTNITKPGETFSVEWTMTEIDNFGHFSCFAGRTTGHGDSCDVTPLKILPKPMVKPQSQEELVSKNAEFDCVPDILHPNVTSYTWFVQGLDGYREYNKTMGRFRIQKGGKKLHIRNLTLPDDRMQIWCKAQNILGFHAESEEKATIYVEQVSESTTRIWIETSRSSEPTISTTKDDPTSGLYRMETHGLNSRTYTTFPKGTASIHTPDHADLASNGKSSRTLPWLTPTTVVIGCSLFTISFLIILVLLFRNKCGRANNRSEYNTGNDIVPSEQPDSSTHAGTEATVATVDVVDRDDGRPNEDGEVVYALPFQSNPKVAQPVLYKRATPDPVHN; encoded by the exons ATGGCAATTTTTTACCCTTATTTGGTTTTTATTATAGGATTTTTTGTATATTCTTGTTTTGCACAGCAATTCATTCTGCAACCAAGCGATGCCGTTTATAAAGCAGGAGAGATGGCGACATTAACATGCGGGGTGAGCGGTTCTTTTTACAGTCATCACTGGGTTAAACAAAAATCAGAAATTACGACATTTATATCATTTAATGTTACAAATTATAATGAGATTGCGACGAGATATTCTGTTTCGAATGAAGACATGTCCAGCGTCTTTATTCTCCGTATATCACATTTGATATTAGAAGATGCAGGAACTTATTTTTGTGCCATTTACTCCGAAGAAGAATGGATATACTCCAACAGTGCCTCTCTGAAAGTCATAACCGAATGGCCTCATCCGACATGCACAACTGACCCTCAGCAACCAGCCATCGGAGATTCGGTTAATTTTTTATGTAAATTACCAAATTCAACATCTTCACCTTTACCATTGACATGGACACACACTGCGATCGATTTTGGCGGAACAAATATCACGAAACCTGGAGAGACCTTCTCTGTTGAGTGGACAATgacagaaatagataattttggACACTTTTCATGCTTTGCTGGACGAACAACTGGTCATGGAGATTCATGTGACGTTACCCCTTTGAAAATCCTTCCTAAACCTATGGTGAAGCCACAAAGTCAAGAGGAACTTGTCAGCAAAAACGCCGAATTTGATTGTGTCCCTGACATTCTTCATCCAAATGTTACTTCATATACCTGGTTTGTACAGGGTCTCGACGGATATCGCGAATATAACAAGACGATGGGAAGGTTTCGAATCCAAAAAGGAGGGAAGAAGTTACATATAAGAAATCTAACGCTGCCTGATGATAGAATGCAAATCTGGTGCAAGGCTCAAAATATTCTCGGTTTTCATGCTGAATCGGAAGAGAAAGCAACTATTTACGTGGAACAAGTCTCTGAAAGTACGACCCGTATATGGATAGAGACTTCGCGCAGCAGTGAACCCACTATATCCACAACCAAAGATGACCCTACCAGCGGCTTGTACAGAATG GAGACACACGGTTTAAATTCAAGAACATACACTACTTTTCCGAAGGGAACTGCATCAATCCATACTCCTGACCATGCTGACCTTGCAAGCAACGGAAAGTCATCCAGGACGTTACCATGGTTAACACCAACGACAGTTGTCATTGGCTGCAGCTTATTCACGATTTCGTTCCTGATTATCTTGGTTCTTCTCTTTCGAAATAAATGTGGAAGAGCAAACAACAGATCTGAATACAACACAGGCAATGATATTGTGCCTTCCGAACAACCTGATTCGTCTACTCATGCTGGCACCGAAGCAACTGTTGCAACTGTTGATGTGGTTGATAGAGATGACGGCCGTCCTAATGAAGATGGCGAGGTTGTCTATGCTCTCCCTTTTCAAAGCAATCCAAAAGTCGCGCAACCCGTGCTATATAAGCGAGCAACACCTGATCCAGTCCATAACTGA